Proteins encoded by one window of Synechococcus sp. MVIR-18-1:
- a CDS encoding DUF2062 domain-containing protein → MKRLRNNLQRRLNRWLQWIWQQEGTPGQRARGLAAGVFCGCFPFFGFQTLLGIGLASVVRGNHLLAAAGTWISNPFTYVPLFWFNYRLGALLLGEGAGWPGLNNLNQELLATAGWDVMSRLLLGSGLTGAVFGGLSWWLTLHCLQPQRAGSINPRHRERRRR, encoded by the coding sequence ATGAAGCGGTTGCGGAACAACTTGCAGCGACGCTTGAACCGATGGCTGCAATGGATCTGGCAGCAGGAGGGAACCCCAGGCCAACGCGCCCGAGGACTGGCAGCAGGCGTGTTTTGCGGCTGCTTTCCCTTCTTTGGATTTCAAACCCTGCTGGGAATTGGCTTGGCCAGCGTGGTGCGCGGCAACCATTTGCTCGCCGCCGCAGGCACCTGGATCAGCAACCCATTCACCTATGTGCCGCTGTTTTGGTTCAACTACCGCTTAGGCGCACTGCTCCTCGGTGAAGGCGCTGGCTGGCCAGGGCTCAACAATCTCAATCAAGAGCTGCTCGCCACAGCGGGGTGGGACGTGATGAGCCGTCTCTTGCTTGGCTCCGGCCTGACCGGAGCTGTGTTTGGCGGCTTGAGCTGGTGGCTCACCCTTCACTGCCTCCAGCCCCAAAGAGCCGGCAGCATCAACCCTCGTCATCGGGAGCGCCGGCGGAGATAA
- a CDS encoding YdiU family protein, which yields MSNPLLALPFEPSIEGLGGDYWDVVEAAVFPQTQLRFRNEALLRQLGLEPDGVSDQDFEGAYGRFEERVPLLALRYHGYQFGTYNPQLGDGRGFLYGQLRDRTGQLQDLGSKGSGTTPWSRGGDGRLTLKGGVRELIASQALHRLGVTTSRTLSLIETGEELWRSDEPSPTRSAVMVRMARTHLRFGSCERLLYLRDPQGLERLLRHVVAVYYPDVAAAHPAPDGDRLALEHQLLAFYGELVERVARLAAEWMAAGFVHGVLNTDNMSLAGESFDYGPFAFLDRWDPSFTAAYFDQTGLYSYGRQPAICRKNLQLLQNPLAMLLPRQPMEQSLERYASTYQNHYRFCLLRRLGLTPNPDLDSDERLVSATLELIANWPVGYGDFFAGLASVVQSAGLPQEPDGLPVVLPDCSAPARQLWQNWRDAWWWQTQARAVPGSEPVASVSERLRRWNLSQTPTRPLIESLWEPIDQDDDWRPLKGWLISAGAPDDEG from the coding sequence TTGAGCAATCCGCTTTTGGCCTTGCCATTTGAACCCTCAATCGAGGGTTTGGGTGGGGATTACTGGGATGTGGTGGAGGCTGCAGTGTTTCCGCAAACCCAGCTGCGCTTTCGCAATGAAGCATTGCTGCGTCAACTGGGGTTGGAGCCAGATGGTGTGTCGGATCAAGACTTCGAAGGGGCCTATGGCCGTTTTGAAGAGCGCGTTCCCCTGCTTGCTCTCCGTTATCACGGCTATCAGTTCGGCACCTACAACCCCCAGCTTGGCGATGGCCGCGGCTTTCTCTATGGCCAGCTGCGTGATCGAACCGGCCAGCTGCAAGACCTTGGCAGCAAGGGCAGTGGCACCACGCCTTGGAGTCGTGGTGGGGATGGACGCCTCACCTTGAAAGGAGGCGTGCGCGAACTTATCGCCTCCCAGGCGTTGCATCGTCTTGGTGTGACCACGAGCCGCACGTTGTCGTTGATCGAAACGGGTGAGGAGCTTTGGCGGAGTGATGAACCATCGCCGACGCGAAGTGCGGTAATGGTTCGGATGGCACGCACCCATCTGCGTTTCGGGAGCTGTGAACGGCTGCTGTATTTGCGTGATCCTCAAGGGCTGGAGCGCTTGCTGCGCCATGTGGTGGCTGTGTATTACCCCGATGTTGCGGCAGCCCATCCCGCGCCTGATGGAGATCGCCTGGCTCTGGAGCATCAGCTGCTCGCGTTCTATGGCGAGCTGGTGGAGCGCGTGGCTCGCTTGGCAGCGGAATGGATGGCAGCAGGTTTTGTGCATGGCGTGCTCAACACCGACAACATGTCGCTCGCGGGTGAAAGCTTTGACTACGGACCGTTTGCTTTTTTAGACCGTTGGGATCCGAGCTTCACGGCGGCTTATTTCGATCAGACCGGCCTGTACTCCTATGGGCGTCAGCCAGCCATCTGCCGAAAGAACTTGCAGCTTCTCCAAAACCCGTTGGCGATGTTGCTGCCTCGGCAGCCGATGGAACAGTCGCTTGAACGCTATGCAAGCACTTATCAAAATCACTATCGCTTCTGCCTGTTGAGGCGATTGGGATTGACGCCTAATCCTGATCTGGACAGTGATGAGCGCTTGGTGAGCGCAACGCTGGAGTTAATCGCGAACTGGCCCGTGGGCTATGGAGACTTTTTTGCGGGTCTGGCGTCGGTTGTTCAATCCGCTGGCCTACCCCAGGAACCTGACGGCTTGCCTGTTGTGTTGCCCGACTGTTCAGCACCTGCCAGGCAGCTGTGGCAAAACTGGCGTGACGCCTGGTGGTGGCAAACCCAGGCCAGAGCGGTTCCTGGGTCTGAGCCGGTCGCCTCAGTTTCTGAGCGGTTGAGGCGATGGAACTTGAGCCAGACGCCAACGCGGCCTTTGATTGAATCGCTTTGGGAGCCCATCGATCAAGACGACGATTGGCGGCCGCTTAAAGGATGGCTTATCTCCGCCGGCGCTCCCGATGACGAGGGTTGA